A region of Geobacillus sp. 46C-IIa DNA encodes the following proteins:
- a CDS encoding dicarboxylate/amino acid:cation symporter: protein MKLSLKIIIALILGSIVGLIFNLFFPQPFDTVNAYVFTPLGKLFLNLINMIVVPIVFFSIVLGTAGLGDPKKLGRIGIKTISYFLITTAIAIAIGISLALVTKPGSVGDFNISQAQFEPKEAPPVSETLLNIIPKNPVQAFAEGNMLQIIAFSIFVGFALSMLREKTAGLFKLIEQGNEVMMYLVTVIMRFAPYGAFGLIASAVGSQGTDAIRSMGMYMSVVLFSLIIHMLFTYGSSLYLFAKRNPFSFFKQFAPAMGVAFSTSSSNATLPISMNVAQTKLGVPKHISSFVQPLGATINMDGTAIMQGVATIFIAQAYGIDLTISQLATVVLTAVLASIGTAGVPGVGLVMLAMVLNSVNLPVEGIALIIGIDRLLDMARTAVNITGDAACAVIVAETEKKYAEVGTKAS, encoded by the coding sequence ATGAAGCTATCGTTAAAAATCATTATCGCACTTATACTTGGATCCATCGTTGGACTAATATTCAACCTTTTCTTCCCTCAACCATTTGATACAGTAAACGCCTATGTTTTTACACCGCTTGGGAAACTCTTTTTAAATTTAATTAATATGATCGTCGTGCCCATTGTCTTTTTTTCCATCGTATTAGGGACAGCCGGATTAGGAGACCCAAAAAAACTCGGGCGAATCGGAATAAAAACCATTTCGTATTTCCTCATCACTACAGCCATCGCCATTGCCATTGGCATTTCATTGGCGTTAGTAACCAAACCTGGGAGCGTCGGCGACTTTAACATCAGTCAGGCTCAATTTGAACCAAAAGAGGCACCACCTGTGTCAGAAACTTTATTAAACATTATTCCAAAAAACCCCGTTCAGGCATTTGCAGAAGGAAACATGCTGCAAATTATCGCTTTTTCCATATTTGTTGGGTTTGCGCTTTCCATGTTGCGAGAAAAAACAGCTGGCTTGTTCAAACTCATCGAGCAAGGCAATGAAGTGATGATGTATTTAGTCACTGTCATTATGCGGTTTGCCCCGTACGGTGCATTCGGCTTAATCGCCTCCGCCGTCGGCAGCCAAGGAACGGACGCCATCCGCTCGATGGGAATGTACATGTCCGTCGTTCTTTTCAGTTTGATCATCCACATGCTGTTCACATACGGCTCATCGCTCTACCTGTTTGCTAAACGCAATCCATTCTCCTTTTTTAAACAGTTCGCTCCAGCGATGGGCGTGGCGTTCAGCACATCAAGCAGCAACGCAACGCTGCCGATTTCGATGAATGTCGCTCAAACGAAACTTGGGGTGCCTAAACATATTAGCAGTTTCGTGCAGCCATTAGGAGCAACCATCAACATGGATGGCACGGCCATTATGCAAGGGGTCGCCACTATATTTATCGCTCAAGCTTACGGTATCGACCTCACGATCTCGCAATTGGCAACAGTTGTATTAACGGCTGTATTGGCGAGCATTGGAACGGCCGGTGTACCTGGTGTCGGATTAGTGATGCTGGCGATGGTGTTGAATTCCGTCAACCTTCCTGTCGAAGGAATCGCATTGATCATCGGCATCGACCGGCTTTTGGATATGGCTCGCACTGCTGTCAATATTACCGGTGACGCCGCTTGCGCCGTAATCGTTGCCGAAACAGAGAAGAAGTACGCAGAAGTTGGTACAAAAGCGTCCTAA
- a CDS encoding LysM peptidoglycan-binding domain-containing protein — MIIHVVRRGETLWQLAQRYGVPLERIVAANELGDPNRLAIGQAVVIPVPYRYHTVRVGETLWQIARAYGVTVEAIGQANRIANPARIYPGAPLLIPARIHTVRTGETLGQIAAAYQVSVQQIIEFNPIADPNVIAPGQRLVIPPAKPLIEVNAFTIDQGEKGAEQVREVSRHLTYAAPFAYTIRADGGLNPINDVAIIQAAFAARVVPMMTITNFTYEDPGSELAQTILADVARQTRLLDNTIQVMRAKGYRALNVDFENVYPSDRERYNAFLRRAAVRLHAEGYLLSTSLAPKISAEQKGLLYEAHDYPAHGRIADFVVLMTYEWGYRFGPPQAISPVNQIRRVLDYAVTVIPREKIMMGFQIYARDWVLPHVPGQEAETFSPKEAVERAIRYGASIQYDPVAASPFYRYTDEQGRQHEVWFEDARSALAKFDLVKEYGLRGISYWVLGYPYPENWVLLEDNFRIRKRG, encoded by the coding sequence ATGATTATTCATGTCGTCCGGCGCGGAGAGACGCTTTGGCAGCTGGCTCAGCGTTACGGCGTTCCACTCGAGCGGATTGTCGCCGCCAATGAGCTAGGCGACCCAAACCGGCTCGCCATCGGGCAGGCGGTTGTCATTCCGGTGCCGTATCGCTATCATACCGTCCGTGTAGGGGAAACGTTATGGCAGATCGCCCGCGCGTATGGAGTGACGGTCGAAGCCATCGGGCAGGCGAACCGGATCGCCAACCCGGCGCGCATTTATCCGGGTGCGCCGTTGTTGATTCCCGCTCGCATTCATACGGTGCGCACCGGGGAAACGTTAGGGCAAATTGCTGCCGCCTATCAAGTCAGCGTCCAGCAAATCATCGAGTTCAATCCAATCGCTGATCCGAATGTCATCGCTCCCGGACAGCGGCTCGTCATTCCGCCGGCCAAACCGCTCATTGAGGTGAACGCCTTCACGATCGACCAAGGGGAGAAAGGGGCGGAGCAAGTGCGCGAAGTCAGCCGCCATTTGACGTACGCTGCCCCGTTCGCCTATACGATTCGCGCTGATGGCGGACTGAATCCCATCAATGATGTGGCGATCATTCAGGCCGCTTTTGCCGCACGCGTCGTGCCGATGATGACGATCACAAATTTTACGTACGAAGACCCGGGCTCAGAGCTGGCGCAAACGATTTTGGCTGATGTTGCACGGCAAACGCGGCTGCTTGATAACACCATTCAAGTCATGCGGGCGAAAGGATACCGGGCGCTGAATGTCGATTTTGAAAATGTCTACCCGTCCGACCGCGAGCGGTACAATGCGTTTTTGCGGCGGGCGGCGGTTCGGCTTCACGCGGAAGGATATTTGTTATCGACATCGCTCGCTCCCAAAATCAGCGCGGAACAAAAAGGATTGTTGTATGAAGCGCACGACTATCCAGCCCACGGGCGCATCGCCGATTTCGTCGTGCTCATGACGTACGAGTGGGGCTATCGGTTTGGGCCGCCGCAAGCCATTTCGCCGGTGAACCAAATTCGGCGCGTGCTTGATTATGCCGTGACCGTGATTCCGCGGGAGAAAATCATGATGGGGTTTCAAATTTATGCCCGCGATTGGGTGCTGCCGCACGTGCCAGGGCAAGAGGCGGAAACGTTCAGCCCGAAAGAAGCCGTGGAGCGTGCCATTCGCTATGGAGCATCCATTCAGTACGACCCCGTAGCCGCATCACCGTTTTACCGCTACACGGACGAGCAAGGCCGTCAGCACGAAGTATGGTTTGAAGACGCCCGCAGCGCGTTGGCGAAATTTGACTTGGTGAAGGAATACGGATTGCGCGGAATCAGCTACTGGGTGCTCGGGTATCCGTATCCGGAAAACTGGGTGCTGTTGGAAGACAATTTCCGCATTCGTAAACGGGGATAA
- the gcvPB gene encoding aminomethyl-transferring glycine dehydrogenase subunit GcvPB: MHNDQPLIFERSKPGRIAYSLPALDVPAVDMSELVPADYFRTEEPELPEVSELDLMRHYTALSKRNHGVDSGFYPLGSCTMKYNPKINENVARLAGFAHIHPLQPEETVQGALELMYDLQEHLKEITGMDAVTLQPAAGAHGEWTGLMMIRAYHEANGDFGRTKVIVPDSAHGTNPASATVAGFETVTVRSTADGLVDLEDLKRVVGPDTAALMLTNPNTLGLFEEQIVEMAQIIHEAGGKLYYDGANLNAILGKARPGDMGFDVVHLNLHKTFTGPHGGGGPGSGPVGVKADLIPFLPKPVIAKGENGYYLDDDRPQSIGRVKPFYGNFGINVRAYTYIRSMGPDGLKAVSEYAVLNANYMMRRLADYYDLPYDRHCKHEFVLSGRRQKKLGVRTLDIAKRLLDFGFHPPTIYFPLIVEECMMIEPTETESKETLDAFIDAMIQIAKEAEETPEIVQEAPHTTVVKRLDETTAARKPILRYQKPRN, from the coding sequence ATGCATAACGATCAACCGCTCATTTTCGAACGGAGCAAGCCAGGACGAATTGCCTACAGCCTGCCGGCGCTTGATGTTCCGGCTGTTGATATGAGCGAGCTTGTGCCGGCGGATTATTTCCGCACCGAGGAGCCGGAGCTGCCGGAAGTGTCGGAACTCGACTTAATGCGCCATTATACGGCGCTCTCGAAGCGAAACCACGGCGTCGATTCCGGGTTTTACCCGCTCGGGTCGTGCACGATGAAATACAATCCGAAAATCAATGAAAATGTCGCCCGTCTCGCCGGGTTTGCCCACATCCATCCGCTGCAGCCGGAGGAAACGGTGCAAGGAGCGCTTGAGCTCATGTACGACTTGCAAGAGCACTTAAAAGAAATTACCGGGATGGACGCGGTTACGCTGCAACCGGCCGCCGGCGCTCACGGCGAGTGGACCGGGCTGATGATGATTCGCGCCTATCACGAAGCGAACGGCGATTTCGGACGGACGAAAGTGATCGTTCCCGACTCGGCGCACGGCACGAATCCAGCGTCGGCAACCGTTGCCGGTTTTGAAACAGTGACGGTCCGCTCGACCGCTGACGGACTTGTTGATTTAGAGGATTTAAAACGCGTCGTCGGCCCGGATACAGCGGCGCTCATGCTCACAAACCCGAACACGCTCGGGCTGTTTGAAGAGCAAATCGTCGAGATGGCACAAATCATCCATGAGGCGGGCGGCAAGCTGTACTATGACGGCGCGAACTTAAACGCCATTCTCGGCAAGGCGCGCCCGGGCGACATGGGCTTTGACGTCGTCCATTTGAACTTGCATAAAACGTTCACCGGCCCGCACGGCGGCGGAGGCCCAGGTTCCGGGCCAGTCGGGGTGAAGGCAGATCTCATCCCATTTTTGCCGAAGCCGGTCATTGCCAAAGGGGAAAACGGCTATTATCTCGATGATGACCGCCCGCAGTCGATCGGCCGCGTCAAGCCGTTTTACGGCAACTTCGGCATTAACGTCCGGGCGTACACGTATATCCGCTCGATGGGGCCGGACGGCTTAAAAGCGGTGAGCGAGTATGCCGTCTTAAACGCTAACTATATGATGCGCCGGCTTGCCGACTATTACGATTTGCCGTATGACCGCCATTGCAAGCACGAGTTTGTCCTCTCCGGCAGACGGCAAAAGAAGCTCGGAGTCAGAACGCTCGATATCGCCAAGCGGCTGCTTGATTTCGGCTTCCATCCGCCGACGATTTACTTCCCGCTCATCGTCGAAGAGTGCATGATGATCGAGCCGACCGAGACGGAATCGAAAGAAACGCTCGATGCATTCATCGATGCGATGATTCAAATTGCCAAGGAAGCGGAAGAAACTCCGGAAATCGTCCAAGAAGCGCCGCATACGACCGTTGTCAAGCGGCTTGATGAAACGACCGCGGCGCGCAAGCCGATTTTGCGCTATCAAAAACCGAGAAACTGA
- a CDS encoding biotin/lipoate A/B protein ligase family protein: MAKEVWRFIDSGDRSPSFNMALDEALLDWHSAGKIPPTVRFYGWNPPTLSIGYFQKVEKEIDLEAVKRHGLGFVRRPTGGRGVLHDKELTYSVIVSESHPDMPQTVTEAYRVISQGILEGFRFLGLDAYFAVPKTEEEKADLRSPRSAVCFDAPSWYELVVEGRKVAGSAQTRQKGVILQHGSILLDLDEDLLFSLFKYPNERVKERLQRNFKNKAVAINELTERTVTIEEAKEAFYKGFEKGLNIVLEPYTLTAEELAYVEELARTKYESDEWNFKR; this comes from the coding sequence ATGGCAAAAGAAGTATGGCGCTTTATCGATTCTGGCGACCGTTCACCGTCGTTTAATATGGCGCTTGATGAGGCTCTTTTGGATTGGCATAGCGCGGGGAAAATTCCGCCCACCGTCCGTTTTTACGGTTGGAATCCGCCCACATTGTCAATCGGCTATTTTCAAAAAGTGGAGAAAGAAATCGACTTAGAAGCGGTCAAGCGCCACGGCCTCGGCTTCGTCCGCCGTCCGACCGGAGGGCGCGGCGTCTTGCATGACAAAGAATTGACGTACAGCGTAATCGTTTCAGAATCGCATCCGGATATGCCGCAGACGGTCACAGAAGCGTACCGTGTCATTTCCCAAGGCATTTTAGAAGGTTTCCGTTTTCTTGGGCTTGACGCGTATTTTGCCGTGCCGAAAACGGAAGAAGAAAAAGCGGATTTGCGCAGCCCGCGTTCCGCCGTTTGCTTTGACGCGCCGTCGTGGTATGAGCTCGTTGTCGAAGGGCGGAAAGTGGCCGGCAGCGCGCAAACGCGGCAAAAGGGCGTCATTTTGCAGCACGGCTCGATTTTGCTTGACTTGGACGAGGATTTGTTGTTCAGCTTGTTTAAATACCCGAACGAACGGGTAAAAGAGCGGCTGCAGCGCAATTTTAAAAACAAGGCGGTCGCGATCAACGAGCTGACGGAGCGGACGGTAACGATCGAGGAAGCGAAAGAGGCGTTTTACAAAGGGTTTGAAAAGGGCTTGAACATCGTGCTGGAGCCATATACGCTGACGGCCGAAGAGTTGGCGTATGTTGAGGAATTGGCGCGGACAAAGTACGAAAGCGACGAATGGAATTTTAAGCGCTAA
- a CDS encoding aldo/keto reductase gives MQYRQLGNTGLRVSELSFGTWAIGGSWGKVDDQESLRALAYAIEQGVNFFDTADVYGNGHSEELLAKATKGKEDRIYIATKFCRAGDIHDPDNYSEASVRAYCEASLKRLGREAIDLYQIHCPPFAILKQGAVFEVLEKLKQEGKIRYYGVSVETMEEGLYVIEHSQASALQVIFNILRQKPLERLLPEAKRRGVGILVRLPLASGLLTGKFTKQTTFAEDDHRRFNRNGEQFNVGETFGGLEFEKGVELADKLRWIADGRGSMAKAALRWVIDHEEVTCAIPGFKTVKQVEENLAALAVPSFSEEEMARLRQFYETEVHPHIRGAY, from the coding sequence ATGCAATACCGGCAGTTAGGAAATACCGGCCTTCGAGTGAGCGAACTCAGCTTTGGTACGTGGGCGATCGGCGGCTCGTGGGGGAAAGTCGACGATCAAGAATCGTTGCGCGCCCTCGCCTACGCCATCGAGCAGGGGGTTAACTTTTTTGATACGGCTGATGTGTACGGCAACGGCCATAGTGAGGAGCTGTTGGCGAAGGCGACAAAAGGGAAAGAAGACCGCATCTACATAGCGACGAAGTTTTGCCGCGCCGGCGATATCCATGACCCGGACAACTATTCCGAAGCGTCCGTGCGCGCATATTGTGAGGCAAGCTTGAAACGGCTCGGCCGCGAGGCGATCGATTTGTATCAAATTCATTGCCCGCCGTTTGCCATTTTAAAGCAAGGCGCCGTGTTTGAAGTGTTAGAGAAGTTAAAGCAGGAAGGAAAAATCCGCTATTACGGCGTCAGCGTCGAAACGATGGAAGAAGGGCTGTACGTCATCGAGCATTCGCAGGCAAGCGCGCTGCAAGTCATCTTCAACATTTTGCGGCAAAAGCCGCTCGAGCGCCTGCTTCCGGAGGCGAAACGGCGTGGCGTCGGCATTTTGGTCCGCCTCCCGCTCGCCAGCGGGCTGCTGACCGGCAAGTTTACGAAGCAAACGACGTTTGCTGAGGATGACCACCGCCGTTTCAACCGCAACGGTGAACAGTTTAATGTTGGGGAAACGTTCGGCGGCTTGGAGTTTGAAAAAGGGGTGGAGCTCGCCGACAAGCTGCGTTGGATTGCCGATGGGCGCGGCAGCATGGCGAAAGCGGCGCTCCGATGGGTCATTGACCATGAAGAAGTGACGTGCGCCATTCCGGGCTTTAAAACGGTGAAACAAGTCGAAGAAAACTTGGCGGCGCTGGCGGTGCCATCGTTCAGCGAAGAAGAAATGGCGCGGCTTCGCCAGTTTTATGAAACCGAAGTGCATCCGCACATTCGCGGGGCATACTAA
- a CDS encoding vitamin B12-dependent ribonucleotide reductase, protein MTVASSEKMKINIEKLNEDIRLFPQVHPITPDMHITHKGVSRLVMLDRYSFKDTEKLTLTPGDFVVLTIKEDPKFPARGLGFIVDIDWEAKKAHVLIEDEYRHVLEGEEAETGIVFRSLDIIDKPLEIFYEQIAKRNATGLATVEKTAEKRSEWFQKFYEELSSMNFVPAGRVLYGAGSGKEVTYFNCYVMPFVKDSREGISEHRKQVMEIMSRGGGVGTNGSTLRPRHTLARGVNGKSSGSVSWLDDIAKLTHLVEQGGSRRGAQMIMLADWHPDIIEFIVSKMQNPRILRYLLENMEDEGIKKAARDKLKFTPLTDRERAMYEAIVRYKNEPGYGGFTEEIIKDAEEKLRTGGTYTVHNPDFLTGANISVCLTKEFMEAVENDDEYALRFPDVETYSEEEMRIYNEKWHEVGDVREWEKMGYRVRVYRKIRARELWKLINICATYSAEPGIFFIDNANEMTNARAYGQKVVATNPCGEQPLAPYSVCNLAAINLANMVDKERKVVDYEKLKRTVEIGVRMQDNVIDATPYFLEENKKQAFGERRIGLGVMGLADLLIYCEKEYGSEEGNELVDELFRTIATTAYRASIELAKEKGSFPFLVGETDEETRRLREAFINTGYMKRMPEDIRQAILQYGIRNSHLLTVAPTGSTGTMVGVSTGLEPYFSFAYYRSGRLGKFIEVKADIVQEYLDKHPEADPNHLPHWFVTAMDLPPEAHADVQCIIQRWVDSSLSKTVNAPKGYTVEQVQKVYERLWRCGAKGGTVYVDGSRDAQVLTLKAEENTVEEQLELIPEETEEQAKKRTVVLVDTIQDVRATDVTIGSEIGNICPICREGTVEEIGGCNTCTSCGAQLKCGL, encoded by the coding sequence ATGACGGTGGCGTCGTCTGAAAAAATGAAAATCAATATTGAAAAGCTAAACGAGGATATTCGCTTGTTTCCGCAAGTGCATCCGATTACGCCGGATATGCACATCACCCATAAAGGCGTGTCCCGTTTAGTGATGCTTGACCGGTATTCGTTTAAGGATACGGAAAAGCTGACGCTCACACCGGGCGATTTTGTCGTGTTGACGATCAAGGAGGACCCGAAATTTCCGGCCCGCGGGCTCGGCTTTATCGTCGACATCGACTGGGAGGCGAAAAAAGCCCATGTGTTGATCGAGGACGAGTACCGGCATGTGCTCGAAGGCGAAGAGGCAGAAACCGGCATTGTCTTCCGCTCGCTCGACATTATCGACAAGCCGCTGGAAATTTTTTATGAACAAATTGCGAAACGGAACGCGACTGGGCTTGCTACTGTAGAGAAAACGGCGGAAAAGCGCAGCGAGTGGTTCCAAAAGTTTTATGAGGAACTCTCGAGCATGAATTTTGTCCCAGCCGGCCGCGTGTTGTACGGGGCGGGTTCGGGCAAGGAAGTGACGTATTTCAACTGCTATGTGATGCCGTTTGTGAAAGATTCGCGGGAAGGCATTTCCGAACACCGAAAGCAGGTGATGGAAATTATGAGCCGCGGCGGCGGAGTTGGCACGAACGGTTCGACATTGCGGCCGCGCCATACGCTCGCGCGCGGGGTAAACGGCAAATCGTCCGGGTCGGTTTCCTGGCTTGATGACATTGCCAAGCTGACCCACCTTGTCGAGCAAGGTGGCTCCCGCCGCGGCGCCCAAATGATCATGCTTGCCGACTGGCACCCGGACATTATCGAATTTATCGTCTCGAAAATGCAAAACCCACGCATCTTGCGCTACCTGCTCGAGAATATGGAAGATGAGGGCATCAAAAAAGCGGCGCGCGACAAACTGAAATTCACGCCGCTCACCGACCGGGAACGGGCGATGTACGAGGCGATCGTCCGCTACAAAAACGAACCCGGCTACGGCGGCTTTACCGAAGAAATCATTAAAGACGCCGAAGAAAAACTGCGCACCGGCGGTACATATACCGTCCATAATCCTGACTTTTTAACCGGTGCGAACATTTCGGTCTGCCTGACAAAAGAGTTCATGGAGGCGGTCGAAAACGACGATGAATATGCACTCCGCTTCCCGGATGTAGAAACCTATTCCGAAGAAGAAATGCGCATTTACAACGAAAAATGGCATGAAGTTGGCGATGTGCGCGAATGGGAAAAAATGGGCTACCGCGTCCGCGTCTACCGGAAAATCCGCGCCCGCGAGCTATGGAAGCTGATTAACATTTGCGCCACGTACTCGGCCGAGCCGGGCATTTTCTTCATCGACAATGCCAACGAAATGACGAACGCCCGTGCGTACGGACAAAAAGTCGTTGCGACTAACCCATGTGGGGAACAACCTTTAGCGCCATATTCTGTCTGCAACCTCGCCGCCATTAACTTGGCAAACATGGTCGATAAAGAACGGAAAGTCGTCGACTATGAAAAACTGAAGCGCACGGTTGAGATCGGTGTGCGGATGCAAGACAACGTCATTGATGCCACGCCGTATTTCCTTGAGGAAAACAAAAAGCAAGCGTTCGGTGAGCGCCGCATCGGCCTTGGCGTCATGGGGCTCGCGGACTTGCTTATTTATTGCGAAAAAGAGTATGGCTCTGAAGAAGGAAACGAACTCGTGGATGAACTGTTCCGCACGATCGCCACGACCGCCTACCGGGCATCGATTGAGCTGGCAAAAGAAAAAGGCAGCTTCCCGTTCCTTGTCGGTGAGACGGACGAAGAAACACGGCGGCTGCGCGAAGCGTTCATCAATACTGGCTATATGAAACGGATGCCGGAAGACATTCGCCAAGCTATTTTACAATACGGCATTCGCAACTCGCACTTGCTGACGGTGGCGCCAACGGGATCGACCGGAACGATGGTCGGCGTCTCGACCGGGCTTGAGCCGTACTTCTCGTTCGCATACTACCGGAGCGGCCGCCTTGGCAAGTTCATCGAAGTGAAGGCCGATATCGTCCAAGAATATTTAGACAAGCATCCGGAAGCCGACCCGAACCACTTGCCGCATTGGTTTGTGACGGCGATGGACTTGCCGCCGGAAGCGCATGCTGATGTGCAATGCATCATCCAGCGCTGGGTCGACTCGAGCTTGTCGAAAACGGTCAATGCACCAAAAGGCTACACGGTCGAGCAAGTGCAAAAAGTGTATGAGCGGCTGTGGCGCTGCGGCGCGAAAGGCGGCACCGTCTATGTTGACGGCAGCCGCGATGCGCAAGTGTTGACGCTGAAAGCGGAAGAAAACACGGTTGAAGAGCAGCTGGAACTCATTCCGGAAGAAACGGAAGAACAGGCGAAGAAACGCACCGTCGTTCTTGTCGATACGATTCAAGATGTGCGCGCCACCGATGTGACGATCGGCTCGGAAATCGGCAACATTTGCCCGATCTGCCGGGAAGGGACGGTCGAAGAAATCGGCGGCTGCAATACGTGCACGAGCTGCGGCGCTCAGCTGAAATGCGGGCTGTAA
- a CDS encoding ROK family transcriptional regulator: protein MRTGNITLVKKMNKQLVLKLIRDQHPISRADIAKTTGLNKATVSALVDELIAEQFVHESGIGVSTGGRRPLMLRFNADAGSLVGVELGVNYLYAVLTNLNAEIIWEQRRSFRPEEGQEAIVSEMIELIEAAIRRTPATPYGVMGIGIGVPGVVHTESGTVIFAPNLRWDDVALASALQKRWPQYPVIVENEAKLAALGEKWFGAGKEFAHFVYISAGIGIGAGVVLHHQLYRGVNGLAGEVGHHTIDLNGARCNCGNIGCWEMYASEKYIKCRLAEEGRTEWLDDRFSIAAMALAAENDAQLARILEETGRYLGIGLLQVIYAYNPEAVIIGGPLAQAGDFVLDAARKEVRERILVKKESEPYMIASELKEKSCAIGAAASVLEAVVLPPEFEPAL from the coding sequence GTGCGGACAGGAAACATTACTCTTGTCAAAAAAATGAATAAACAGCTTGTGTTGAAACTCATTCGCGACCAGCACCCGATTTCGCGCGCCGACATTGCGAAAACGACCGGCTTGAACAAAGCGACCGTTTCCGCCCTCGTCGACGAGCTGATCGCTGAACAATTCGTTCATGAAAGCGGCATCGGTGTTTCGACCGGCGGACGCCGGCCGCTCATGCTCCGCTTTAACGCCGATGCCGGCTCGCTCGTCGGCGTTGAGCTTGGCGTCAACTATTTATACGCCGTCTTGACGAACCTAAACGCCGAAATCATTTGGGAGCAGCGGCGTTCGTTCCGCCCGGAGGAGGGGCAGGAGGCAATTGTCAGTGAGATGATTGAGCTGATTGAGGCGGCCATCCGCCGGACGCCGGCGACGCCGTACGGCGTGATGGGAATCGGGATCGGCGTCCCTGGCGTCGTGCACACAGAAAGCGGGACAGTCATTTTCGCGCCGAACTTGCGCTGGGATGATGTCGCCCTCGCTTCGGCTTTGCAAAAACGGTGGCCGCAATATCCGGTCATCGTCGAAAACGAGGCGAAGCTGGCGGCGCTCGGGGAAAAATGGTTCGGCGCCGGCAAGGAATTTGCCCATTTTGTTTATATTAGCGCTGGCATCGGCATCGGCGCCGGCGTCGTCCTGCATCATCAGCTGTATCGCGGGGTGAACGGGCTGGCGGGGGAAGTCGGCCATCATACGATCGACTTGAACGGCGCTCGCTGCAACTGCGGCAACATCGGCTGCTGGGAAATGTACGCGTCAGAAAAATATATCAAGTGTCGTTTGGCGGAAGAGGGGCGTACAGAATGGCTTGACGACCGCTTTTCCATCGCGGCGATGGCGCTGGCGGCCGAAAACGACGCCCAGCTGGCGCGCATTTTGGAAGAAACGGGCCGCTATCTTGGCATCGGGCTGCTGCAGGTGATTTATGCGTACAACCCGGAGGCGGTCATTATCGGCGGCCCGCTTGCTCAGGCTGGTGATTTCGTGCTTGATGCAGCGCGCAAAGAGGTGAGGGAGCGCATTCTCGTCAAAAAAGAAAGCGAGCCGTATATGATTGCCTCGGAGCTGAAAGAAAAAAGCTGCGCCATCGGCGCGGCTGCGTCGGTGTTAGAAGCGGTCGTTCTGCCGCCGGAATTTGAGCCGGCGCTCTAG
- a CDS encoding rhodanese-like domain-containing protein, producing the protein MEALLIILGAIIVYSVITYLWQRRIVKALTEEEFRAGYRKAQLVDVREPDEFAAGHILGARNIPLTQLRMRMKELRKDQPIYLYCQNGLRSGRAAQMLYRKGYRNLYHLKGGFKKWTGKIKKNA; encoded by the coding sequence ATGGAGGCATTGCTCATCATTCTTGGCGCAATCATCGTGTATTCCGTCATCACCTATTTATGGCAACGCCGAATTGTTAAAGCATTGACGGAAGAAGAGTTCCGCGCCGGCTACCGAAAAGCGCAATTAGTCGATGTCCGCGAACCGGACGAGTTTGCGGCTGGACATATTTTAGGGGCGCGCAACATTCCGCTTACCCAGCTGCGCATGCGCATGAAAGAACTGCGCAAAGATCAACCGATTTATTTATATTGCCAAAATGGGCTGCGCAGCGGGCGGGCCGCGCAAATGCTCTACCGGAAAGGATACCGCAACTTGTATCATTTAAAAGGCGGATTCAAAAAATGGACAGGAAAAATAAAGAAAAATGCCTAG